In Numenius arquata chromosome 3, bNumArq3.hap1.1, whole genome shotgun sequence, one genomic interval encodes:
- the GDF6 gene encoding growth/differentiation factor 6, producing MNARRALLSAALLASLLWDLPCCLPASLPAASELAASSKGGRGRRVPRSPRENRPRQGGHAVGRALPRAEPHEYMLSLFRTYSIAEKLGINASFFQSSKSANTITSFVDRGRDDLSPAPLRRQQYVFDVSTLSETEELVGAELRLFRQAPRGRPPPAAPLHMQLFPCLSPRPLDSRALDPRAAPAAGWEVFDVRQSLREQRPGKRLCLELRAWAGRGPPRWLDLRGLGFGRRTRPPQERGLLVVFTRARRRSLLGELRAELGAPPPPPPPPAARRPPPRRQRRTAFASRHGKRHGKKSRLRCSKKPLHVNFKELGWDDWIIAPLEYEAHHCEGVCDFPLRSHLEPTNHAIIQTLMNSMDPGSTPPSCCVPTKLTPISILYIDAGNNVVYKQYEDMVVESCGCR from the exons ATGAATGCACGCCGGGCCCTGCTCTCCGCCGCCTTGCTCGCCAGCCTCCTCTGGGATTTACCTTGCTGCCTCCCGgcttccctccccgccgcctcGGAGCTCGCCGCCTCCTCCAAGGGCGGACGGGGCCGCAGGGTGCCGCGGTCCCCACGGGAGAACCGCCCGCGGCAAGGGGGACACGCCGTGGGCCGGGCGCTCCCACGGGCGGAACCCCACGAGTACATGCTGTCTCTGTTCAGGACTTACTCCATCGCGGAGAAACTGGGCATCAACGCCAGCTTTTTTCAGTCGTCCAAATCCGCCAACACCATCACTAGTTTTGTAGACAGGGGACGAG ACGATCTCTCGCCCGCTCCCTTGAGGCGGCAGCAGTATGTGTTTGATGTATCGACCCTCTCCGAGACGGAGGAGCTGGTGGGGGCCGAGCTGCGGCTCTTCCGCCAggccccccgcggccgcccgccgcccgccgccccgctgcaCATGCAGCTCTTCCCCTGCCTCTCGCCGCGGCCGCTGGACTCCCGCGCCCTGGACCCGCGGGCGGCCCCGGCCGCCGGCTGGGAGGTCTTCGACGTGCGGCAGAGCCTGCGGGAGCAGCGGCCCGGCAAGCGGCTGTGCCTGGAGCTGCGGGCCTGGGCGGGCCGCGGGCCGCCGCGCTGGCTGGACCTGCGGGGCCTGGGCTTCGGTCGCCGGACGCGGCCGCCGCAGGAGCGGGGTCTGCTGGTGGTCTTCACCCGCGCCCGGCGGCGGAGCCTCCTCGGGGAGCTGCGCGCCGAGCTGggcgcgcccccgccgccgccgccgccgcccgctgcccgccgcccgccgccccggcgccAGCGTCGCACCGCCTTCGCCAGCCGGCACGGCAAGCGGCACGGCAAGAAGTCCCGCCTGCGCTGCAGCAAGAAGCCGCTGCACGTCAACTtcaaggagctgggctgggacgaCTGGATTATCGCCCCGCTGGAGTACGAGGCCCACCACTGCGAGGGGGTCTGCGACTTCCCGCTGCGCTCCCACCTGGAGCCCACGAACCACGCCATCATCCAGACCCTCATGAACTCCATGGACCCCGGCTCCACGCCGCCCAGCTGCTGCGTCCCCACCAAATTGACTCCCATCAGCATCCTCTACATCGACGCGGGCAACAACGTGGTGTACAAGCAGTACGAGGACATGGTGGTGGAGTCCTGCGGCTGCAGGTAG